One part of the Sporosarcina ureae genome encodes these proteins:
- a CDS encoding DUF948 domain-containing protein, translating to MDLVGIGVILIGIAFVILAIYFAKVLQQVGNILHDVDETVGALPKQLDGILDETGNLIKNSNDSLADINTKIENLTPLFQVIGDLGESTHQLTSSLVDVSSSVQQKGEHTDTSEQNKKLGNIYGSAMLGYYIFKKRKQSVSTAKDHAEQNQPTKRLPAPDSI from the coding sequence ATGGATCTCGTTGGAATTGGCGTTATACTGATTGGTATTGCCTTCGTCATTTTAGCTATCTATTTCGCTAAAGTACTACAACAAGTTGGAAATATCCTACACGATGTCGATGAGACAGTAGGGGCACTTCCGAAACAACTTGACGGTATCTTGGATGAAACAGGAAACTTAATCAAAAACAGTAATGATTCATTAGCAGATATCAATACAAAAATTGAAAATCTCACACCATTGTTCCAAGTAATCGGGGACCTTGGCGAATCTACACATCAATTAACTTCTTCACTTGTGGACGTGTCATCATCTGTCCAACAAAAAGGAGAGCACACAGACACATCAGAGCAAAACAAAAAACTAGGCAACATCTACGGTTCAGCTATGCTAGGTTACTACATCTTCAAAAAGCGTAAACAATCCGTAAGTACAGCAAAAGACCATGCAGAGCAGAACCAACCAACCAAAAGACTACCAGCGCCAGACTCTATCTAA